The Sphingobacteriales bacterium genomic sequence AATAAATTGCACGCCATTGGGTATGTTTCCCAATACAGATTCATTTCCTGAAATACCTTATCATTTTCTCAATAAAAGGCATTTTTTATTTGATATGGTGTATAATCCGGAAGAAACACTGTTTTTACTGAAGGGGAAAAAAATGGGATGTCAGACCATGAATGGGATGAAAATGCTTGAGAAACAAGCTTTTGAGTCTTTCAGAATATGGTTTGGCATTTAGAAGACCCCAATTTATCATAAAGCCTGATCAGACAAGCATTTGTTTTGCTATGAATAAATATCGGAAATTTTTCCTATATTGGCAGGCTTAAAAAAATGCGCAAAAGCTTTGTAAATACTGTATTTCTCCTCGTCATTTTACTGCTTTGCTTCAGTAAAATTGCGTTTTCTCAGAAAGAAGGGAATATCTGGTATTTCGGAGGCAAAGCAGGAATAAGCTTTAATTCAGGATCTCCTGTGGCGCTGACCAACAGTGCCATGTTTCAATATGATGGCTGTGCTACCATTTCCGATAGCAACGGGAATCTGCTCTTTTATTCAAATGGGGTGGATGTCTGGAATAAAAACCACACCATTATGGACAACGGAAACGGATTGTTAGGTGGTTATGCTTCGACACAGTCGTGTGTAGCAGTGAAAAAGCCAAAGTCAGATTCCATATATTACCTTTTCACAGTTGATGATGTAGCCGGACCAAATGGGTTCTGCTATTCAGTTATCAGCATGAAAAGGAACGGGGGTTTAGGAAAGGTTATTTCAAAAAATACCAAGCTTCTGTATCCGACCACTGAAAAAGTTACGGCTGTTCGTCACCGAAACAAGACAGACATCTGGGTAATTACCCATGGATGGGACACCAATGCCTTTTTTGCCTATCTGGTAACACCCAGCGGAATCAGTTCAACACCGGTAGTCAGCAGTGTAGGAACAAAGCATAGTGGTTCCCTTACCCGAACCGCAGGTTATATGAAAGTATCTCCCAACGGGAAAAAAATTGCCTGGGCTATTACCACTTACAATGGCATTGTCGAAATTCTTGACTTCGATGACTCGACAGGAAAGGTTTCTAATCCGATAACCTGTACATCGATAAAAGACCCATACGGAATAGAGTTTTCACCGGATGGAACCAAATTATATGTCAGCTCCCGTGCATATAAAGAAATTTACGAGTTCTTTCTGGAGGCCGGTTCTGCTTATGAAATACTCAATTCGATGATAAAGGTCGCCACCAGTGCTGCCCAGCTTGGCGCCATGCAGGTAGCTATTGACGGGAGAATTTACGTAGCAAGGGAAGACAAGTATCTTGGAATCATCAATGCCCCAAATGCTTACGGAGCCGCCTGCAAATATGTGGACAAAGCCTTTTATCTGGCAGGAAGAGATAGTAAGTTCGGTCTTCCGACATTTAACCAAAGTTATTTTTATAATCCTGAGTATCAGTTCAAAAACTTTTGTTATGGCGACAGTACCGAGTTTATTGTAACCAGTTCCAGTCTGGTCGATTCTGTCAGGTGGTATTTTGGCGATGCGGCCTCATCTGACAAATCAAGCAATAAACTGATTGCAAAGCATAAATATACCTCATCAGGTATTTTTACGGTGAACCTGGTTGTCTATCTTATTACCAGCGCTGTAGACACACTTTCATGGACCATTAAGATTCATCCCAAGCCCAATGCCAGTTTCAATATCAACGACAGTACACAATGTCAGAAAGAAAATCAGGCATTTATGATTAACAACACCACTATAATTGATGGAACCTTTAAGTCTTACTGGGATTTCGGAGACGGAGACACGAGCAGTGCAGCCAATCCGCTCCATAAGTTTAAATATGAAGACACCTTTACTGTTCAATTAATCACGGTTTCGGATAAAGGCTGTAAAGATACCTTTTACCGAAAAATGGTCGTTTTTCCTTCTCCCAAGCCTGATTTCGACATGAACGACAGTGCACAATGCTTCGACAGGAATAAATATGAGTTTACCAACAAAAGTACAATCAGCAGCGGAAATTTAATGTACGACTGGGATTTTGGCGATGGAGCCACTTCCAAAATGACGCATCCGACCCACATTTATACCGTAGCAGATACCTTTACTGTTACATTAGTGGCAACCTCCGATCATTATTGCCGTGATACTGCTCAAAAGAAAACCTACATCATGCTTTATCCCACGCCCATCAGCGCTTTTGCCATTGATGATTCCTTCCAGTGCTTGTATGGGAATAAATTCATGTTTACCAACAACTCTTTTCTCACCACAGGTACCATGACTTTCCGCTGGTCTTTCGGAGATGGGGATTCTTCCTATGCTACTGATCCTCAACATGTTTATACAAATGATGGGGTTTATAATGTTAAGCTTACTGTCATCTCCGATAAAAACTGTAAAGACCATAAGGTTAAAAAAGTATATGTCAATCCGATGCCTGATGCATTTTTTACTGTGGACGATTCTGCCCAATGTCTGAGAAATAATCAGGTGAAATTTACCAATAAAACCAAAATCAATTCGGGAATAGTAAATTATACATGGGATTTCGATGACGGCAATTATTCCAATCTTGTCAATCCCGACCATAAATTTGCTTATTACGATACATTTGTTGTTTCTTTGCTTACCGTTTCGGATGCTGGCTGCCTCGATTCCTTTAAAAAGCCCATTGTTATCTATCCCATGCCAATCGTTGATTTCAGTATTAACAAAACACAACAATGCCTGCAAGGAAATGTTTTCCAGTTTACCAATGAATCTACCATCGGCTATGGAAAAATCATTTCCAATCAGTGGAGTATGGGTGACGGTAAAAAATATACTTCTTCCAATGCTCTCCATAATTATTCCACGCCCGGCAATTACGATGTCCTTCTCACCCTTGTCAGCGACAACGGTTGCCGTGATTCCATTACCAAAAAGGTATTTGTATTTCCGATGCCAAAAGCCAATTTCAGCATTAATGATATTGACCAGTGTCTGAGCAAAAACATTGTTATATGTAAGGATTCTTCGAAAATCACCTCCGGAACCATAGCGGCAAGAATCTGGGATATGGGTGACGGTACTACATATACCGACCAAAACATTTTTCACAACTATACCGTTTCAGATACTTTCGACATTAAGTTAAAGGTTGTCTCCGATCAGGGATGTTTCGATTCACTGATTAAAAAGGTGCTTATTTATCCGATGCCAAAAGTCAACTTTGATGTGTCTGATCCCGACCAATGCCTTTCAGGTAATATTTTCAGTTTTCAGGACAAAACAACCATTTTCCCCGGAGTCATTCAGCAATTAAACTGGTCATTATCAGATGGATACAAAACCAATGTGCCTTCTTTTAACCGTTCATTTACAAAAGCAGATACTTTCACTGTCAAACTGGTGGCTGTTTCAGGAGTAGGTTGCCGCGATTCCATCATCAGACAGGTTTATGTCAGACCAATGCCTAAAGCCGATTTTACCATCAACAATCCTCAACAATGCCTGTCGGGCAATAACTTCAGCTTTTCCAATAAATCGACAGTTTCATACGGTTCAATAATCTCAAACTTCTGGACTTTTGGAGATGGAGGAAACAGTTCAGCGCTCCATCCGGTTTATACCTATTCAAACGACAACACTTATGGGGTTAAATTATTGATAACCAGTAATTTTGGTTGCCGCGATTCTGTTGTCAGGAATGTAACCGTATTTCCCATGCCAAAAGTTGATTTTAACGTTAATAACCCATGTCTTGACAAAACAACCTTTTTAGAAGATAAATCGACCATCAACCCTCCCGGCATTATTAACCAGTGGCTCTGGAAAATAAACGGAACCGATCTTTCGACCTCCCAAAACACTCAGCAAACCTTTACAAATCCAGGCATTTATGAAGTTACCTTGTTTGCCACCTCAAAAGACAATTGCCAGTCGTCAGCCACCAAATATTTCAGAATAGCCGAGCATGTTACTCAAAATTCAGTTGTCCGGTCAACAGTGATACATGACGATGAGATTTTAACGGAATGGACACCTACTACTTCAGGTGCTCCACTCTACTATATAATCGAACGAAGTGATAATGGTCTCACATACGGTGCCTTAGCCAACCTGCCTGCCGGAACATTCAGCTTCAGGGATAAAAATGTTGATGCCTCTACCAATTCATATTACTACCGTGTATATGTCAGGGATAGTTGCGGATATACCACATCCCCCTCAAATATCGGCAAAACCATCCGCCTGACCGTTAATACCGATGGAGATTCTCCCTTATTGCAGTGGAATGCTTATGAAGGCTGGGACAATGGTGTTGATTATCAGGAAATTGAATTAAAAGATGAAAACGGGTATTTCAAAACCATTGAAAAGGTAAATGACAAAACCTTTTACTATCTGGATTTAAAAACCACAACTTTACTCAATGAATATTGCTACCGGATAACCGCACATGAGAAAAACAGTGGAGTTTATTCCAATTCCAACGAAGTATGTGTTTCAGTTCCATTACTGCTTTGGCCACCAAATGCTTTTACTCCAAATGGTGATGAGGTAAATGATGAATTTCTTGTTCAGGGAAAATATGTATCCTCCTTTAACATACAGATTTTCAACCGTTGGGGTGAATTGATGTTTGAAAGCAAAGACATGAACAAAAGCTGGGATGGTAAATTTAACGGGCAGTTATGTCCGAATGGACTTTATTACTACCGCATAGAAGCAAAAGGAACTAAAAACCAGGTAAAAATTGTAACCGGTACCCTTCATCTCCTTCGATAATGATGACCAAAGAAGAACAAATTCAATTCATCGGCAATCAAATCAGCAGGCTGGATGAATTATTATCGGCTTGTTATCAGAATTGTTCGGGCTTTTATGTTGATTATCAGGAATATCTCCAATTTATGAAAGAGATCAACCACTTTTTTGAGGAGAATCTGGATAACGGGCATCCCATTGTAAACGAATTCAGGGAAATAATTACAGACAATAAAAAACACAAAATTATTCAGGCAAAAGTCATCTTAAAAGAGTTGCAGGAAGAAATAGCAAAAGACGATT encodes the following:
- a CDS encoding PKD domain-containing protein, yielding MRKSFVNTVFLLVILLLCFSKIAFSQKEGNIWYFGGKAGISFNSGSPVALTNSAMFQYDGCATISDSNGNLLFYSNGVDVWNKNHTIMDNGNGLLGGYASTQSCVAVKKPKSDSIYYLFTVDDVAGPNGFCYSVISMKRNGGLGKVISKNTKLLYPTTEKVTAVRHRNKTDIWVITHGWDTNAFFAYLVTPSGISSTPVVSSVGTKHSGSLTRTAGYMKVSPNGKKIAWAITTYNGIVEILDFDDSTGKVSNPITCTSIKDPYGIEFSPDGTKLYVSSRAYKEIYEFFLEAGSAYEILNSMIKVATSAAQLGAMQVAIDGRIYVAREDKYLGIINAPNAYGAACKYVDKAFYLAGRDSKFGLPTFNQSYFYNPEYQFKNFCYGDSTEFIVTSSSLVDSVRWYFGDAASSDKSSNKLIAKHKYTSSGIFTVNLVVYLITSAVDTLSWTIKIHPKPNASFNINDSTQCQKENQAFMINNTTIIDGTFKSYWDFGDGDTSSAANPLHKFKYEDTFTVQLITVSDKGCKDTFYRKMVVFPSPKPDFDMNDSAQCFDRNKYEFTNKSTISSGNLMYDWDFGDGATSKMTHPTHIYTVADTFTVTLVATSDHYCRDTAQKKTYIMLYPTPISAFAIDDSFQCLYGNKFMFTNNSFLTTGTMTFRWSFGDGDSSYATDPQHVYTNDGVYNVKLTVISDKNCKDHKVKKVYVNPMPDAFFTVDDSAQCLRNNQVKFTNKTKINSGIVNYTWDFDDGNYSNLVNPDHKFAYYDTFVVSLLTVSDAGCLDSFKKPIVIYPMPIVDFSINKTQQCLQGNVFQFTNESTIGYGKIISNQWSMGDGKKYTSSNALHNYSTPGNYDVLLTLVSDNGCRDSITKKVFVFPMPKANFSINDIDQCLSKNIVICKDSSKITSGTIAARIWDMGDGTTYTDQNIFHNYTVSDTFDIKLKVVSDQGCFDSLIKKVLIYPMPKVNFDVSDPDQCLSGNIFSFQDKTTIFPGVIQQLNWSLSDGYKTNVPSFNRSFTKADTFTVKLVAVSGVGCRDSIIRQVYVRPMPKADFTINNPQQCLSGNNFSFSNKSTVSYGSIISNFWTFGDGGNSSALHPVYTYSNDNTYGVKLLITSNFGCRDSVVRNVTVFPMPKVDFNVNNPCLDKTTFLEDKSTINPPGIINQWLWKINGTDLSTSQNTQQTFTNPGIYEVTLFATSKDNCQSSATKYFRIAEHVTQNSVVRSTVIHDDEILTEWTPTTSGAPLYYIIERSDNGLTYGALANLPAGTFSFRDKNVDASTNSYYYRVYVRDSCGYTTSPSNIGKTIRLTVNTDGDSPLLQWNAYEGWDNGVDYQEIELKDENGYFKTIEKVNDKTFYYLDLKTTTLLNEYCYRITAHEKNSGVYSNSNEVCVSVPLLLWPPNAFTPNGDEVNDEFLVQGKYVSSFNIQIFNRWGELMFESKDMNKSWDGKFNGQLCPNGLYYYRIEAKGTKNQVKIVTGTLHLLR